In Paraflavitalea devenefica, the following are encoded in one genomic region:
- a CDS encoding sensor histidine kinase, which produces MQLRKVFPVIIVLISLSLIGTIYVQYNWLQTMLVDKQGEVQFKITRGMGEVGALLMDQKGTLPSLKNFRTKPGFNWPSEQFQNELMRPPTIAQKFTEFEVEEKLRKAFDSQNLQNLKFEFAITSNVNLLSYELKSKGFLKAAEDIDTTNGNNITFVYYFQPPSGSDLENLVPDERMIVIVPNVKKIILQQMKWMIVGAVFFTIMIIAAFYVTVNALLRQKKLSEIKNDFINNMTHEFKTPLATISLAVDALRNDKVLQDRTKMDYFSSIIKEENKRMNKHVETILQAAVMDRQELQLNKLPLHVHDLIHEIMDNYTLQLDEKQGQADLNLSARRDYIQADPVHFRNLISNLIDNAVKYSKENLLLKITTHSTNKNLVIRIEDNGIGMSKETVRRIFEKFYRAHTGNLHNVKGFGLGLSYVKTIVDAHNGKIKVESVLGRGSAFTLELPLLKEKPVTETASIHHHN; this is translated from the coding sequence TTGCAATTACGGAAAGTATTTCCTGTTATCATCGTATTGATCAGTTTGTCGCTGATAGGCACCATCTATGTGCAATACAATTGGTTGCAAACAATGCTGGTGGATAAGCAGGGGGAGGTCCAATTTAAGATAACCCGTGGAATGGGTGAGGTAGGCGCCTTGCTCATGGACCAGAAAGGCACGCTGCCATCGCTCAAAAACTTCCGTACCAAGCCCGGGTTCAACTGGCCTTCCGAACAGTTTCAGAATGAATTAATGAGGCCGCCTACCATTGCACAGAAGTTTACCGAATTTGAAGTAGAAGAAAAGCTGCGCAAGGCATTTGATAGTCAGAACCTGCAAAACCTGAAATTTGAATTTGCGATAACATCCAATGTCAACCTGCTGTCTTATGAGCTCAAGTCAAAAGGGTTTTTGAAAGCAGCGGAAGATATTGATACTACGAATGGGAATAACATCACGTTTGTGTACTATTTCCAACCGCCCAGTGGCAGTGACCTGGAGAACCTGGTACCCGATGAAAGAATGATCGTTATTGTTCCCAATGTTAAAAAAATCATTCTGCAGCAAATGAAATGGATGATCGTCGGGGCCGTTTTTTTCACCATCATGATCATAGCTGCTTTCTATGTGACCGTCAACGCCCTGTTGCGGCAGAAGAAGCTGAGTGAGATCAAGAATGATTTCATTAACAATATGACGCATGAGTTTAAAACGCCACTGGCTACCATCTCGCTGGCAGTAGACGCATTGCGGAATGACAAGGTATTACAGGACCGGACCAAGATGGACTATTTCAGCAGCATCATCAAGGAAGAGAATAAGCGGATGAACAAGCATGTGGAAACCATTCTGCAAGCAGCCGTGATGGACAGGCAGGAGCTGCAGTTGAATAAATTGCCCCTCCATGTGCACGACCTGATCCATGAGATCATGGATAATTATACTTTACAGTTGGATGAGAAGCAGGGGCAGGCCGACCTGAACCTGAGCGCCCGCAGGGATTATATACAGGCCGACCCCGTGCATTTCCGCAACCTGATCTCTAACCTGATAGACAATGCAGTTAAATACTCCAAAGAGAACCTGCTGTTAAAAATAACTACACACAGTACCAATAAGAACCTGGTGATCCGCATCGAAGACAATGGTATTGGTATGAGCAAGGAAACAGTACGCCGCATCTTTGAAAAATTCTACCGCGCACATACCGGCAACCTTCATAATGTAAAGGGATTTGGCCTTGGCCTCAGCTATGTGAAGACCATTGTAGATGCACACAATGGAAAGATCAAGGTAGAGAGCGTATTGGGCAGAGGCTCTGCCTTTACGCTGGAATTACCTTTGCTGAAAGAAAAACCGGTTACCGAAACAGCAAGCATCCATCACCATAACTGA
- a CDS encoding MFS transporter → MTSHKPLIHRIAASCFFFICGFVFATWASRIPAIKEQFHLNEAELGAVLFMLPLGALVALPFAGWVVSVAGSRIMNFTSAISYALVLLFIGYSNTVFLLSTALFLFGFCGNTLNIAMNTQALLVQEEMYNKSLLSSFHGVWSIGAMTAAAFGGYTMKIGATTMQHFLTVAGIVALLSCIMVFYLIRKAKPEGEQKIFALPDKTLWLLGAICFCCAICEGAMADWSSLYYKQVLNDLQRVSTTGYMVFACMMALGRLIGDAVIGRLSYKGALMLDGILITAGLIIATSLAHPVMVIIGLGLIGFGVATVIPIVYSLSAKTTTMSTSAALAAVSTVGFSGFLVGPPVIGFIAHQTGLRFALMLLSLLGIIILWLCRKVKS, encoded by the coding sequence ATGACCAGTCACAAGCCCCTTATACACCGCATTGCTGCTTCCTGCTTCTTTTTTATATGCGGGTTTGTATTTGCTACCTGGGCCTCGCGTATTCCTGCCATCAAAGAACAATTTCACCTGAATGAGGCCGAGCTGGGCGCTGTATTATTCATGTTGCCCCTGGGGGCATTGGTGGCATTGCCTTTTGCCGGCTGGGTCGTGTCGGTAGCAGGCAGCAGGATCATGAACTTTACTTCTGCCATCAGCTATGCGCTCGTCCTGCTGTTCATTGGTTACAGCAATACGGTATTCCTGCTATCCACCGCTTTATTCCTGTTTGGTTTTTGTGGCAATACACTCAACATTGCCATGAATACACAGGCCTTGCTGGTGCAGGAGGAGATGTATAATAAGTCCCTGCTTTCTTCTTTTCATGGTGTGTGGAGTATCGGCGCTATGACAGCCGCGGCCTTTGGAGGGTACACAATGAAGATTGGAGCTACTACAATGCAACATTTCCTGACGGTAGCTGGTATTGTAGCGCTGCTCTCCTGCATCATGGTTTTCTACCTCATCCGGAAAGCTAAACCGGAAGGTGAACAAAAGATCTTTGCTTTGCCCGATAAGACCCTTTGGTTATTGGGCGCCATTTGTTTTTGCTGTGCTATTTGTGAAGGCGCTATGGCCGACTGGAGCTCGCTGTACTATAAGCAGGTATTGAATGATCTTCAGCGCGTGAGTACTACCGGTTATATGGTGTTTGCCTGTATGATGGCATTGGGACGGTTGATAGGTGATGCAGTGATTGGCAGGCTGAGTTATAAAGGAGCGCTTATGCTGGATGGTATATTGATCACAGCAGGATTGATAATAGCTACTTCGCTGGCGCATCCGGTAATGGTTATAATAGGTTTGGGGCTCATTGGTTTTGGGGTGGCTACCGTAATACCTATAGTATATAGCCTTAGCGCCAAAACCACTACCATGAGCACCAGCGCTGCCCTTGCGGCGGTGAGTACAGTAGGTTTCTCCGGTTTCCTGGTGGGGCCGCCTGTGATCGGTTTTATTGCCCATCAAACAGGATTACGTTTTGCCTTAATGCTTTTATCATTGCTTGGCATCATTATTTTGTGGTTATGCCGGAAAGTGAAATCGTGA
- a CDS encoding outer membrane beta-barrel protein — protein MKTSYKIIAVLVAGLFIAGMAQAQEGRLSLNLNYSINTPTGDFKDFVNKTSYRSWTASLLYGLNDKLSVGFGTGFQDFYQKYPRQVYKLDDGSDISAVVSNSVQAVPLLAQVQYNFIPHAAVQPYVGVGVGGNLILYRQYVGEFSDSKNKFGFAARPEAGVFIPFRKEGPAGITLRADYNYMPVTYGALDGMSNWGAGIGVKFPLQ, from the coding sequence ATGAAAACTTCCTATAAAATAATAGCAGTGCTGGTGGCCGGCCTTTTTATTGCAGGCATGGCGCAGGCACAGGAGGGACGGCTGAGCCTCAACCTCAATTACTCTATCAATACCCCCACAGGTGATTTTAAAGACTTTGTCAATAAAACCTCTTACCGTAGCTGGACTGCCAGCTTGTTATACGGCCTCAATGATAAGTTATCGGTAGGTTTTGGAACAGGCTTCCAGGATTTCTACCAGAAATATCCGCGCCAGGTATATAAGCTGGATGATGGCAGTGATATTTCTGCTGTAGTTTCCAATTCTGTACAGGCTGTTCCATTGCTGGCCCAGGTACAGTATAACTTCATACCGCACGCGGCTGTGCAGCCTTATGTAGGTGTAGGAGTGGGTGGTAACCTGATCCTGTACCGTCAATATGTGGGTGAGTTTTCCGACAGTAAGAATAAGTTTGGATTTGCAGCAAGGCCCGAAGCCGGTGTGTTCATTCCTTTCCGTAAAGAAGGACCTGCCGGTATTACCCTGCGGGCCGATTACAACTACATGCCGGTTACATACGGCGCCCTGGATGGAATGAGTAACTGGGGGGCAGGTATTGGTGTAAAGTTCCCTTTACAATAG
- a CDS encoding class I SAM-dependent methyltransferase: MAEHRKEFSNNYFDSGEHKVGEYSSYEAERFYPAFISMVTEIQKRFPGKKILDLGCAKGFLVDVLRQNGYDAYGTDISEYAIKSCPPGLTPFLQVCDLNTDRIPFPDSFFDIIVCMGTLEYVENQEHALQEINRILKPGGAFLMTTLNSVTREDELRKYARKEEDWQATFAKLGYSSKKELAVKVFTGYVKKITEYDFARSLSDPKNSNLKMKIAGLFFKTIGKGMIVQYLLNKQLQSGYLMLGYIRQ; the protein is encoded by the coding sequence ATGGCCGAACACAGGAAAGAATTTTCTAATAACTATTTCGATTCGGGTGAGCATAAAGTGGGTGAGTACAGTTCCTATGAAGCAGAGCGATTTTACCCGGCCTTTATATCAATGGTGACTGAAATACAAAAGAGATTTCCCGGTAAGAAGATTTTGGACCTGGGTTGCGCCAAAGGTTTTTTGGTGGATGTACTCAGGCAGAACGGATATGATGCCTATGGAACCGATATCAGTGAATACGCTATTAAAAGTTGTCCGCCAGGACTGACGCCATTTTTACAGGTATGTGATTTGAATACTGATAGAATACCCTTCCCGGATTCCTTTTTCGATATTATTGTTTGTATGGGTACGCTGGAGTATGTCGAAAACCAGGAACACGCTTTACAGGAAATAAACAGGATATTAAAACCGGGTGGCGCGTTTTTAATGACAACGCTTAATTCGGTGACCAGGGAGGATGAATTACGGAAATATGCACGAAAGGAAGAAGACTGGCAAGCCACATTTGCTAAACTGGGGTATAGCAGTAAGAAGGAACTGGCGGTTAAAGTCTTCACCGGTTACGTTAAAAAGATCACCGAATACGATTTTGCCAGGTCATTAAGTGATCCGAAAAACAGTAACCTGAAAATGAAGATTGCCGGTCTGTTTTTTAAAACGATTGGGAAGGGGATGATCGTTCAGTACCTGCTCAATAAGCAACTGCAATCGGGTTACCTGATGCTTGGATATATCAGGCAATAA
- a CDS encoding YqgE/AlgH family protein produces the protein MITPGPGTLLIAEPFLKDPNFMRTVVFLCDHQEEGSFGFVLNRTYEHTLNELMNDLDELKLPVFYGGPVQMDTIHFLHQYPTLIPGSYEVLDGIYWGGDFETAINLIREGSIDVNKIRFFIGYSGWGSGQLNDELKEKSWLTAEATKKLVFHRKTDEIWREALKHLGGDYEMMANFPIDPQLN, from the coding sequence ATGATTACACCGGGACCTGGAACGCTGTTGATAGCCGAACCTTTTTTAAAAGATCCTAATTTCATGCGTACGGTCGTTTTTCTTTGTGATCACCAGGAAGAAGGTAGTTTTGGATTTGTACTGAACCGCACTTATGAGCATACCCTGAATGAGCTGATGAATGACCTGGATGAACTGAAATTACCTGTTTTTTATGGCGGCCCGGTCCAGATGGACACCATTCACTTCCTGCACCAATACCCCACACTGATCCCGGGCAGTTATGAAGTACTGGACGGCATTTACTGGGGAGGCGATTTTGAAACGGCCATCAACCTTATCCGTGAAGGCTCCATTGATGTGAACAAGATACGTTTCTTTATAGGCTACTCCGGCTGGGGCAGCGGCCAGTTGAATGATGAACTGAAGGAGAAATCCTGGCTTACTGCCGAAGCCACCAAAAAACTGGTCTTCCACCGTAAAACAGATGAGATATGGCGGGAAGCCCTGAAACACCTGGGTGGTGATTATGAAATGATGGCCAACTTCCCGATTGATCCGCAATTGAATTAA
- a CDS encoding PKD domain-containing protein has translation MKTTLLVAGILMSALASGQQVAKSLTASNGVYIGFYQYTPTDYNPSGEKYPLIIFLHGMGERGNGTTELTRVTANGIPKYIKAGHKMRFFWNGKWQTFLVLSPQLSSSYGWWENFYTEEMIKYAKANLNVDTNRIALAGLSLGGGGVWYYPGESVAKAKQLSAVAPCCPTCQSLSFCNLAAANLPVWAFHAQNDPTTQASCTSTIVSYINNNCSAPVKGYMTLWPTGGHGVWDRAFDTVYNWQNPNVYEWMLGQDKSKPVNVRPVANAGSNFTISTSSGIAYLSGAKSTDADGTIQRYVWKQTSGPVNSSIVTPVSTDGLTRINGLTTAGTYVFELTVADDRADFTKTTITVTVVNGAVTNVPPVTEAGININTAVSSTTLHGSDSYDPDGAVLTYKWTKVAGPAVYALSNDAVANPDLSNLLVGTYQFRLETTDAQGAKTQDLVSVTSSASMLPTKLLYFKANTNTGITQLSWSTAMEEGNDHFDVESSADGKGFTTIGSVQGAGSTMQQKSYTFTDPQVHSGTWYYRLKLVNANGQTIMYSSILPVKSGQAPARLEYFPNPVAENVTVQLADERKGTLQVRLLSMDGKLVKQRQWMKKEESITVVMEMAQLVPGIYLMEITVGDQLRELRKIIKK, from the coding sequence ATGAAAACCACTCTACTCGTGGCAGGCATCCTCATGTCTGCACTTGCTTCAGGCCAGCAAGTAGCCAAAAGCCTGACGGCATCCAATGGTGTGTATATCGGGTTCTACCAGTATACGCCCACAGATTACAACCCCAGCGGGGAAAAGTACCCCCTCATTATTTTCCTGCATGGTATGGGCGAACGTGGCAATGGCACCACCGAATTAACAAGGGTCACCGCCAACGGCATTCCCAAATACATTAAAGCAGGCCACAAAATGCGTTTCTTCTGGAATGGCAAATGGCAAACATTCCTGGTATTATCACCCCAGTTAAGTTCGAGCTATGGCTGGTGGGAGAATTTTTATACAGAAGAAATGATCAAGTATGCAAAAGCTAACCTGAATGTGGATACCAACCGTATTGCACTGGCAGGACTTAGTCTTGGCGGCGGCGGTGTATGGTACTATCCCGGTGAATCGGTGGCAAAGGCCAAACAATTAAGTGCTGTAGCACCTTGCTGCCCTACCTGCCAAAGCCTTAGCTTCTGTAACCTCGCTGCAGCTAACTTACCGGTATGGGCTTTCCATGCGCAAAATGATCCTACCACACAGGCAAGCTGTACCAGCACCATTGTAAGTTATATTAATAACAACTGCAGTGCCCCGGTGAAAGGGTATATGACCCTCTGGCCCACTGGCGGCCATGGCGTATGGGACCGTGCTTTTGATACGGTGTATAATTGGCAAAACCCCAACGTATATGAATGGATGCTGGGACAGGATAAAAGTAAACCGGTGAATGTTCGTCCCGTAGCCAATGCCGGCTCCAACTTTACGATCTCCACGTCCAGTGGTATAGCATACCTGAGCGGCGCCAAATCTACCGATGCCGATGGCACTATTCAGCGATATGTATGGAAACAAACTTCCGGCCCTGTTAACAGCAGCATTGTTACACCGGTATCTACTGATGGCTTAACGCGTATCAACGGTCTTACGACAGCAGGCACTTATGTTTTTGAATTAACAGTGGCCGATGACCGGGCTGATTTTACCAAAACGACAATTACTGTAACTGTTGTAAACGGAGCCGTCACCAATGTGCCACCGGTTACAGAGGCAGGTATCAATATCAATACAGCCGTGTCCTCCACCACCCTGCATGGCAGTGATTCCTATGATCCGGATGGCGCCGTGCTTACCTACAAATGGACCAAGGTTGCCGGCCCTGCTGTATATGCCCTTTCCAATGATGCAGTAGCCAATCCCGACCTCAGCAACCTGCTGGTAGGCACTTACCAGTTCAGGCTGGAAACAACGGATGCACAAGGCGCCAAAACACAGGATCTTGTGTCGGTGACTTCTTCTGCTTCCATGCTGCCCACTAAACTCCTGTACTTTAAAGCGAATACCAATACAGGCATCACCCAGCTTTCATGGTCTACCGCTATGGAAGAAGGCAATGATCATTTTGACGTAGAGAGCAGTGCAGATGGAAAAGGATTTACCACGATCGGATCCGTACAGGGAGCAGGCAGCACGATGCAACAGAAGTCCTATACCTTCACTGATCCGCAGGTACACAGTGGCACCTGGTATTACCGGTTAAAGCTGGTAAATGCCAATGGCCAAACCATTATGTATTCATCTATTCTACCGGTGAAGAGCGGCCAGGCGCCCGCAAGACTGGAATATTTTCCCAACCCCGTAGCCGAAAATGTTACAGTACAGTTGGCCGATGAACGGAAAGGAACACTGCAGGTGCGCCTCCTGAGCATGGATGGTAAACTGGTGAAGCAACGGCAGTGGATGAAGAAGGAAGAAAGTATTACCGTAGTGATGGAAATGGCTCAACTGGTGCCCGGCATTTACCTGATGGAGATTACGGTAGGCGACCAGTTAAGAGAGCTCAGGAAGATTATTAAAAAATAA
- a CDS encoding DUF4136 domain-containing protein, giving the protein MKNIFLTISAATVIGLFGSCTKEPLNNLTEDESRIYITNHDSAAVFSSYRTFSIVDSVSVINNNRLVEKAVTDYDLAVIDALKSRLQQQGYTLVAKDANPDLGINVSRIYNTYTGIVSYTDYWGSYYGYWDPFYWGYPGYGYGFPTYYGAYEIREGALSIDALDLKDAGADKKINGVWMGLARGSGVFRTSNVTNHIKNLFDQSAYFKAAQ; this is encoded by the coding sequence ATGAAAAACATATTCTTAACGATTAGCGCGGCAACAGTGATCGGGCTGTTTGGAAGCTGTACCAAAGAGCCGCTCAATAACCTCACAGAAGATGAAAGCCGCATTTATATTACCAACCACGATAGTGCAGCCGTTTTCAGCTCGTATAGAACATTCAGCATCGTTGACTCGGTATCTGTTATCAATAATAACAGGTTAGTGGAGAAAGCCGTCACGGACTATGACCTGGCTGTTATTGATGCCCTGAAGAGCAGGTTACAGCAACAAGGGTATACACTGGTGGCCAAAGACGCGAATCCTGACCTTGGTATTAACGTAAGCCGGATCTATAATACCTATACCGGCATTGTAAGTTATACCGATTACTGGGGTAGCTATTATGGTTACTGGGATCCTTTCTACTGGGGTTATCCCGGCTACGGTTATGGGTTTCCCACTTACTATGGGGCCTATGAGATCAGGGAAGGCGCCTTATCTATTGATGCGCTCGACCTGAAAGATGCAGGCGCCGACAAAAAGATCAATGGGGTATGGATGGGATTGGCGCGTGGTTCCGGTGTGTTCCGCACTTCCAATGTGACCAATCATATCAAGAACCTGTTTGATCAGTCTGCTTACTTTAAAGCTGCCCAATAA
- a CDS encoding FAD-binding oxidoreductase gives MKKEIANWGNYPVMESDEQQFSFDDQLQQMVKDTHHFIPRGNGRCYGDASLGGQTISTLKYDKILSFDVQNGVFECQSGLVLDKILEVIVPKGWFLPVTPGTKFITVGGAVGSDVHGKNHHVDGSFSNHIVEMDIVLADGRVLTCSPTQYPDLFEATCGGMGLTGMISRVKFRLKKIETSCIKQKQIKADNLEHIIQLFEEYKHYTYSVAWIDCLKKGKGFGRSILILGEHATINDLNDKQRKDPLQLPKKKQITFPFNLPSWVLNTFTVKAFNFLYYGKNFKKEINNVVGYEPFYYPLDAILHWNRGYGKKGFIQYQFVVPMNAKQGLIEILQRISDKGIGSFLAVLKVFGKQESLISFPEEGYTLALDIPVRKGLFEFLDELDQIVLKYGGRLYMSKDARMKPEVLEAGYPRLQEFKDIVKKYNPDGKIRSTQSDRLLLTTN, from the coding sequence ATGAAAAAAGAAATTGCCAACTGGGGTAATTACCCCGTGATGGAGAGTGATGAACAGCAGTTCAGCTTTGATGACCAGTTGCAGCAAATGGTGAAGGATACCCACCACTTTATTCCCCGTGGCAATGGCCGCTGTTATGGCGATGCCTCCCTGGGCGGACAAACTATTTCCACCCTCAAATACGATAAGATACTCTCCTTCGATGTGCAGAACGGCGTGTTTGAATGCCAGAGCGGACTGGTACTGGACAAGATACTGGAAGTGATCGTGCCCAAAGGCTGGTTCCTGCCGGTAACGCCCGGCACCAAATTCATCACCGTAGGGGGCGCAGTAGGCAGTGATGTACACGGAAAGAACCACCACGTGGATGGCTCTTTTTCCAATCATATTGTGGAGATGGATATTGTGCTGGCTGATGGCCGGGTACTTACCTGTTCACCCACACAATACCCCGACCTGTTTGAAGCTACTTGCGGCGGCATGGGCTTAACAGGCATGATCAGCCGGGTGAAATTCCGCCTCAAGAAGATCGAGACCTCCTGCATTAAACAAAAGCAGATCAAGGCTGATAACCTGGAACATATCATTCAGTTGTTTGAAGAATACAAGCACTACACCTATTCCGTGGCCTGGATAGATTGCCTGAAAAAGGGCAAGGGTTTTGGCCGCAGTATCCTGATATTAGGCGAACATGCTACGATCAATGACCTGAATGATAAACAGCGTAAAGACCCGCTGCAGCTGCCTAAGAAGAAGCAGATCACATTTCCTTTCAACCTGCCTTCGTGGGTGTTGAACACGTTCACCGTAAAAGCATTCAACTTCTTATACTACGGCAAGAACTTCAAAAAGGAGATCAACAATGTGGTAGGTTATGAACCTTTCTATTACCCCCTGGATGCCATCCTGCACTGGAACCGTGGTTATGGCAAGAAGGGTTTTATACAGTACCAGTTTGTAGTACCCATGAATGCCAAGCAGGGATTGATCGAGATACTGCAACGCATCAGTGATAAAGGGATCGGTTCTTTCCTGGCCGTGCTGAAAGTATTTGGTAAGCAGGAAAGTCTTATTTCTTTCCCGGAAGAAGGATATACCCTGGCGCTGGATATACCGGTGCGCAAAGGGCTTTTTGAATTCCTGGATGAGCTGGACCAGATCGTGCTGAAATACGGCGGCCGTTTGTACATGAGCAAGGATGCCCGTATGAAACCCGAAGTGCTGGAAGCCGGTTATCCCAGGCTGCAAGAGTTTAAGGACATTGTAAAAAAATACAACCCGGACGGTAAGATACGTTCTACGCAATCGGACCGCTTATTATTGACCACCAACTGA
- a CDS encoding decaprenyl-phosphate phosphoribosyltransferase: MRDYIKLLRPKDWAKNLFLFIPSFFAGKLFNPSEFKEQFLLLIGGFFAFSFLASSIYIINDYRDIEDDRKHPKKCKRPLASGKVKKGTGLAICILLAVAGLGIGALLDNTYKFLFITGIYYLLNLGYCFGLKNISIVDIIIVSTGFVLRVKGGAALGDIHTTEWLIIMTFLLALFMAIAKRRDDVMLKVSTGTDMRKSIKGYSLEFLNTLLGLFCAILIVSYINYTVSGALYKEFGHRLYYTSLFVIAGIMRYLQITFVLNRAGSPTEILYKDRFIQLTLVLWIASFYFILYLKDITVFK, encoded by the coding sequence ATGCGGGATTATATCAAATTATTACGACCTAAAGACTGGGCAAAAAACCTTTTCCTGTTCATCCCCTCTTTCTTTGCAGGTAAACTGTTTAACCCTTCGGAGTTCAAAGAGCAATTTTTGTTGCTGATCGGCGGCTTTTTTGCTTTTAGCTTCCTTGCCAGTAGTATTTACATCATTAACGATTACAGGGATATTGAGGACGACCGCAAGCATCCTAAAAAGTGTAAGCGGCCGCTGGCATCCGGAAAGGTAAAGAAAGGAACAGGTCTGGCTATTTGTATCCTGCTGGCTGTGGCCGGCCTGGGTATTGGCGCCCTGCTCGACAATACGTACAAGTTCCTGTTTATTACCGGTATATATTACCTGCTGAACCTGGGATACTGTTTTGGATTGAAGAATATATCCATCGTGGATATCATCATCGTTTCTACCGGTTTTGTGTTGCGGGTGAAGGGCGGTGCTGCCCTGGGCGATATCCATACCACAGAATGGCTCATTATTATGACCTTCCTGCTGGCCCTGTTCATGGCCATTGCCAAACGCCGGGACGATGTGATGCTCAAGGTTTCTACCGGCACCGATATGCGGAAATCCATCAAAGGCTATAGCCTGGAATTCCTCAATACCCTGCTGGGACTTTTTTGCGCCATATTGATCGTGTCCTATATCAATTACACGGTATCGGGCGCTTTATACAAAGAATTTGGACACCGTTTATATTATACATCACTGTTCGTAATAGCCGGCATTATGCGCTATTTGCAGATCACTTTCGTGCTCAACAGAGCCGGCTCGCCTACCGAGATCCTTTACAAAGACCGTTTCATCCAGCTTACCCTCGTTCTATGGATAGCCAGTTTTTATTTTATCCTTTACCTGAAGGATATCACTGTTTTCAAATAA
- a CDS encoding SDR family oxidoreductase, whose product MSTVLILGAASDMAVAIAKKYAAEGNAIQLAARNIQRLQPLQSDIAIRYNTTCTVHEFDALNFNSHQAFFDQLPVKPDITICVFGYLGENETARASWVESEKIIHTNYTGAVSILNVVSNYYAAQQKGVIAGISSVAGERGRQSNYIYGSAKAGFTAYLSGLRNRMFHEKVHVVSVQPGFVYTRMTENLTLPPLLTANPEAVANTVYKAVAKKKNVVYVKWFWRWIMLIIKSIPEFMFKKLKM is encoded by the coding sequence ATGTCTACTGTTTTAATTTTAGGAGCTGCCTCAGATATGGCGGTGGCCATCGCCAAGAAATATGCGGCCGAAGGCAATGCCATACAACTGGCGGCGCGTAATATACAAAGGCTGCAACCCCTGCAATCAGATATTGCTATTCGCTACAATACCACCTGTACGGTGCATGAATTTGATGCCCTTAACTTTAATTCCCACCAGGCCTTCTTTGACCAGTTGCCGGTAAAGCCCGATATCACCATCTGTGTGTTTGGCTACCTGGGCGAAAATGAAACCGCCAGGGCGAGTTGGGTAGAAAGTGAAAAGATCATCCATACCAATTATACCGGTGCTGTTTCCATACTCAATGTGGTCAGCAATTACTATGCAGCACAGCAGAAAGGCGTTATTGCCGGTATCAGCTCTGTGGCTGGTGAACGTGGCCGGCAGAGCAATTATATCTATGGCAGCGCCAAAGCCGGCTTTACGGCCTACCTATCGGGACTGCGCAACCGGATGTTCCATGAAAAAGTACATGTGGTAAGCGTGCAGCCAGGCTTTGTGTATACGCGCATGACAGAAAATCTTACGTTGCCTCCTTTATTGACAGCAAATCCCGAAGCAGTGGCCAATACAGTATACAAAGCTGTAGCGAAAAAGAAGAATGTGGTGTATGTAAAATGGTTCTGGCGCTGGATCATGCTGATCATTAAGAGTATTCCCGAATTCATGTTCAAAAAACTGAAAATGTGA
- a CDS encoding HAD family hydrolase: MSRPIAFFDFDGTITTKDTLLEIFKYRHGKPKFYLGFLLNSPFLVAYKAGIISNQLAKERTLKHFFGGMKADDFNAFCEQFAREIIPSLVRKKALKEIDQLKQAGAEVVIVSASPENWLQPWCATLNLPLLATQLEVNNHKITGKIKGTNCHGEEKVRRIKEVYDLSAYKEVYCYGDTSGDKPMLALATHAFYQPFR, from the coding sequence GTGAGCCGGCCTATTGCTTTCTTCGATTTTGATGGTACCATTACCACGAAAGATACCTTGCTGGAGATCTTTAAATACCGGCATGGAAAGCCGAAATTCTACCTGGGCTTTCTGTTGAACAGCCCTTTCCTGGTGGCGTATAAAGCGGGTATTATCTCCAATCAGCTTGCCAAGGAGAGAACATTGAAGCATTTCTTTGGCGGCATGAAAGCGGATGACTTTAATGCCTTCTGTGAGCAGTTCGCCCGGGAGATCATTCCCTCCCTCGTACGTAAAAAAGCATTGAAAGAAATAGACCAGCTAAAGCAGGCCGGGGCAGAGGTGGTGATCGTATCTGCCTCACCCGAAAACTGGTTGCAGCCCTGGTGTGCTACGCTCAACCTGCCATTGCTGGCTACCCAACTGGAAGTGAACAACCATAAGATCACGGGCAAGATCAAAGGCACTAACTGCCACGGCGAAGAAAAAGTACGTCGTATTAAAGAAGTCTATGATCTTTCGGCTTATAAAGAGGTTTATTGTTATGGTGACACCAGTGGCGATAAGCCCATGCTTGCTTTGGCTACCCACGCCTTTTACCAGCCATTTAGATAA